A genomic stretch from Terriglobus sp. RCC_193 includes:
- a CDS encoding tetratricopeptide repeat protein, translating into MEDNEQSGLQHVPTGSGLSLHTARSGMIARGRRDAAGAASNPHYKQALELYNEGDYAAAAASFRLAAEQGHAESQYLLSTLYNEGTGVAKDDEQAAYWERKAAEQGHAYAQANLSFRYYSANDFAEAFTWCQRAAYSKLAWAQYNLGLMHRKGEGTEKSDTQAAYWYRLAAAQNFAEAQQKLADLYYFGQGVPQNYVQAASWYRKAADQDNAEAQFQLGHLYAIGEGVEHDYVQSRYWIRKAAQQGHEQAVKELKRRQYRDA; encoded by the coding sequence ATGGAAGATAACGAACAGTCCGGCCTGCAACACGTACCCACGGGATCTGGGCTGTCGTTACACACAGCACGCTCCGGCATGATTGCGCGTGGCCGCCGCGATGCCGCTGGTGCTGCGTCGAACCCGCATTACAAGCAGGCATTGGAGCTGTACAACGAAGGTGATTATGCTGCGGCCGCGGCATCGTTTCGTCTGGCTGCCGAGCAGGGTCACGCTGAATCGCAATACCTCCTGAGCACGCTCTATAACGAAGGCACCGGCGTTGCTAAGGACGACGAACAGGCCGCATATTGGGAGCGCAAAGCCGCCGAGCAGGGTCATGCCTATGCGCAGGCCAATCTGAGTTTTCGTTATTATTCCGCGAACGATTTTGCTGAGGCATTCACCTGGTGCCAGCGCGCGGCCTATAGCAAGCTGGCGTGGGCGCAGTACAACCTTGGCCTGATGCACCGCAAAGGCGAAGGCACAGAAAAGAGCGATACGCAGGCGGCATATTGGTATCGGCTTGCAGCCGCACAGAATTTTGCAGAAGCACAGCAGAAGCTGGCGGACCTGTATTACTTTGGCCAGGGCGTGCCGCAGAATTATGTGCAGGCTGCATCGTGGTATCGCAAGGCTGCAGATCAGGACAATGCGGAAGCGCAGTTTCAATTGGGCCATCTGTATGCCATCGGTGAAGGCGTGGAGCATGACTATGTGCAGTCGCGCTACTGGATTCGCAAAGCCGCGCAACAGGGCCATGAGCAGGCTGTCAAGGAACTGAAGCGTCGCCAGTATCGCGATGCATAA
- a CDS encoding acyl-CoA desaturase: MSPVVDQVEQNTSTATPAAQPARHVAAAVEQREKVKQDLRMGRDHQQGRINWITTIAFSIFHVLGFAALFFWSWKYVICAAVMYFLAINVGIGMTYHRLLTHRGYRVPRWLEIALTACGTMALEGGPIFWVATHRVHHQHSDHDGDPHTPNDGTFWAHIGWIITGRALHSETALLGRYAPDLTRDPAQRWLSKYHWLPLTVAGFIQMGIGYYIGGIHDALGMVLWGTFLRVCVGVHATWLVNSASHMFGGRRFETKDDSRNSWWVALLTGGEGWHNNHHAHPVSVRHGLVWYEFDPNYYGIWLLEKVGLAKKVQVAKWDPKNPKPAGA; encoded by the coding sequence ATGTCACCAGTTGTTGACCAGGTTGAGCAAAATACTTCTACAGCAACGCCCGCAGCGCAGCCCGCACGCCACGTCGCCGCAGCCGTTGAGCAGCGCGAAAAGGTGAAGCAGGATTTGCGTATGGGACGTGACCACCAGCAGGGACGTATCAACTGGATCACCACCATTGCCTTCAGCATCTTCCATGTGCTGGGTTTTGCTGCCCTGTTCTTCTGGTCGTGGAAGTATGTCATTTGCGCAGCGGTCATGTACTTCCTGGCGATCAATGTGGGCATCGGCATGACGTACCACCGCCTGCTGACGCACCGCGGCTACCGCGTTCCCCGCTGGCTTGAGATTGCCCTGACCGCATGCGGCACCATGGCGCTGGAGGGCGGACCCATTTTCTGGGTAGCCACGCACCGTGTTCACCATCAGCACAGCGACCACGACGGCGATCCGCACACGCCGAACGATGGAACCTTCTGGGCTCACATTGGCTGGATTATCACTGGCCGCGCCCTGCACAGCGAAACCGCATTGCTAGGCCGCTATGCTCCTGACCTTACCCGCGATCCTGCACAGCGCTGGCTGAGCAAGTACCACTGGCTGCCGCTGACCGTCGCTGGTTTCATCCAGATGGGTATTGGCTACTACATCGGTGGCATCCACGATGCGCTGGGCATGGTTCTGTGGGGCACTTTCCTGCGCGTCTGCGTCGGCGTCCATGCAACGTGGCTGGTGAACTCGGCTTCGCATATGTTTGGCGGTCGCCGCTTTGAAACCAAGGACGATTCGCGCAACAGCTGGTGGGTGGCCCTGCTGACCGGTGGTGAAGGCTGGCACAACAACCATCACGCGCATCCCGTTAGCGTCCGTCATGGCCTGGTCTGGTACGAATTCGACCCCAACTACTACGGCATCTGGCTGTTGGAAAAGGTCGGTCTGGCAAAGAAGGTTCAGGTCGCCAAGTGGGATCCGAAGAACCCCAAGCCGGCTGGCGCGTAA
- a CDS encoding sensor histidine kinase, translating to MNITRRRGTIAFFITLGICLVGLAIALNVGWIILNVTERRVALMVIGILFFAVIIAGLVLNTIFLVREIRRNERQDSFLNAVTHELKTPIASIRLYLDTLQRRPLDESQRQEFYSRIREDNDRLLATVEQILRAGEAGAKGVKRNLKARLPVDLRALTQSCLEETLRRHHLPPDAVQFEDRAVGKTVQVMGDADALRTAILNILDNSVKYSPNGVHITAELSTPRFNTATLRITDQGVGIAAVHIGRIFHRFYRVGGVSLSKVKGTGLGLFIVRSIARQHGGDATAQSHGEGRGVTITLQLPLITTAGLKAAPAAEEATA from the coding sequence ATGAATATCACCCGCAGACGCGGCACCATTGCCTTCTTCATCACGCTGGGTATCTGCCTGGTGGGACTGGCGATTGCGCTGAACGTTGGCTGGATCATCCTCAACGTGACGGAACGCCGCGTTGCGCTGATGGTCATCGGCATTCTGTTCTTTGCCGTCATCATCGCCGGCCTTGTCCTGAACACGATCTTTCTGGTGCGCGAAATCCGCCGCAACGAACGCCAGGACAGCTTTCTGAATGCGGTGACACATGAATTGAAAACGCCGATTGCGTCCATTCGGCTTTATCTGGATACGCTGCAAAGGCGTCCGCTGGACGAATCGCAGCGACAGGAGTTTTACAGCCGCATCCGTGAGGATAATGACCGGCTGCTGGCCACGGTAGAGCAGATTCTGCGTGCAGGCGAGGCCGGAGCGAAGGGCGTCAAACGCAACCTGAAGGCGCGGTTGCCGGTGGACCTGCGGGCACTGACGCAATCCTGCCTGGAGGAGACCTTGCGGCGGCATCATCTTCCGCCGGACGCCGTGCAGTTTGAGGATCGCGCAGTGGGCAAAACAGTTCAGGTGATGGGCGATGCGGATGCGTTGCGAACGGCTATCCTGAACATTCTTGATAACTCCGTGAAGTATTCCCCGAATGGCGTACACATCACCGCAGAACTGAGTACGCCACGCTTCAATACGGCGACGCTGCGCATTACTGATCAGGGCGTCGGTATTGCAGCGGTGCATATTGGACGTATTTTTCATCGCTTCTATCGCGTTGGCGGCGTGTCGCTGTCCAAGGTGAAAGGTACGGGTCTGGGTTTATTCATTGTCCGCTCGATTGCCCGGCAACACGGTGGCGATGCCACAGCGCAAAGCCACGGTGAAGGCCGCGGTGTAACCATCACTCTTCAGCTTCCATTGATCACAACGGCAGGTTTGAAAGCCGCGCCTGCAGCGGAGGAAGCCACAGCATGA
- a CDS encoding response regulator transcription factor has protein sequence MSESPLIALVEDEEHLAEALLFNLKLEGYRTHHEADGEAALNWLLHTPERPAAVLLDVMLPGIDGFEIARQLRAANNYVPILMLTARDRPEDVLEGFSAGADDYLNKPFDLSILLARLNGLLRRMQWQRDAASPVMEAEPEPVRNIYEFEGKVIDFNTLEIRAGEKVTRLTLMEADLLRYLLGREGRVVSRKEILEEVWRVREDTDTRAIDNFIVRLRRYLEDDPVKPKHLLTVRGVGYRFVMGDGAA, from the coding sequence ATGAGTGAATCTCCCCTGATTGCACTTGTTGAAGACGAAGAACATCTGGCCGAAGCGCTGCTCTTTAACCTGAAGCTGGAGGGTTATCGCACGCACCACGAAGCCGATGGAGAAGCTGCTCTGAACTGGCTGCTGCACACACCGGAACGTCCTGCTGCGGTGCTGCTGGATGTCATGCTGCCCGGCATCGATGGGTTTGAGATTGCCCGGCAACTGCGCGCCGCAAACAACTACGTTCCCATCCTGATGCTGACCGCTCGTGATCGGCCGGAGGATGTTCTGGAAGGTTTTTCAGCGGGCGCGGATGATTACCTGAACAAGCCGTTTGACCTGTCGATCCTGCTGGCGCGCCTGAACGGCCTGCTGCGCCGGATGCAATGGCAGCGAGATGCCGCATCTCCCGTCATGGAAGCCGAGCCGGAACCCGTCCGGAATATCTATGAATTTGAAGGCAAAGTCATCGACTTTAATACGCTGGAGATTCGCGCCGGTGAAAAGGTGACCCGGCTCACGCTGATGGAGGCTGACCTGCTGCGCTATCTGCTGGGCCGCGAAGGCCGCGTGGTCTCGCGTAAGGAGATTCTGGAAGAGGTTTGGCGCGTCCGCGAGGATACCGACACCCGCGCCATCGACAACTTCATTGTCCGGCTGCGCCGCTACCTGGAAGACGATCCCGTGAAGCCCAAACACCTGCTGACGGTGCGCGGAGTGGGTTACCGCTTCGTCATGGGCGATGGGGCAGCCTAA
- a CDS encoding FKBP-type peptidyl-prolyl cis-trans isomerase: protein MRALAAALIVSTTLAAQTTTTKKPATTAAKSATAPQKLRPTSPTLPMPADPKATEGVAAVGTMPAATGTPAQLFSLRFIDLKVGDGEEARPSMPPDKVVFYTVHYTGWTTDGTKFDSSVDRGEPIVFPIGLKRVISGWDLGFEGMRVGGKRRLIIPWQLAYGAAGHPPVIPEKADLVFDIELVGQGFTPQPVTGTHFEAPEAGPTMPPAASQTPAKPAERPEERHE from the coding sequence ATGCGAGCACTGGCAGCAGCACTGATCGTCAGCACCACGCTGGCGGCACAAACCACCACCACAAAGAAGCCTGCAACAACGGCTGCGAAAAGCGCTACAGCTCCACAGAAATTGAGACCGACGTCACCAACACTTCCTATGCCAGCAGATCCTAAAGCTACTGAAGGCGTCGCCGCCGTGGGTACCATGCCCGCCGCGACCGGCACACCAGCGCAACTGTTTTCACTACGCTTCATTGACCTGAAGGTCGGCGATGGTGAAGAAGCCCGCCCATCCATGCCTCCTGACAAGGTGGTCTTCTATACCGTGCATTACACCGGCTGGACCACCGACGGCACCAAGTTCGATTCTTCTGTCGACCGTGGCGAACCCATCGTGTTCCCCATCGGCCTGAAGCGCGTCATCTCAGGATGGGACCTGGGTTTTGAAGGCATGCGTGTGGGCGGCAAGCGTCGCCTGATCATTCCGTGGCAGCTTGCCTACGGTGCGGCTGGCCATCCGCCTGTGATTCCTGAGAAAGCCGACCTTGTCTTTGATATTGAGCTTGTGGGGCAGGGCTTCACACCGCAGCCTGTAACTGGAACGCATTTTGAAGCGCCCGAGGCTGGCCCCACAATGCCTCCCGCGGCAAGCCAGACACCCGCGAAGCCCGCGGAACGGCCTGAGGAGCGCCACGAATAA
- a CDS encoding LptF/LptG family permease has protein sequence MRILTKYILREVLSHALLGGVLFTFVLFMRDLGHILELLVRGSASLQAVADVFFYTLPTTLILTIPMTVLVGILLGLSRLSADSEITAMRAAGVGVLHFVGIVSIAASIGLGLGLFNSLYVAPRSAAALLRLEDSLKTQQAGFEVQPRVFYEDFKNYVLYVQNTRPGQGASLWQHVFLADLTNPATPRITTAEDAVVLPAPGNELRLHFRDGTKHETSPKDPNQYDISTFTETDTPIQIGSQEDLKLGHADTPLVAMSATELWQRRHEEQGRTYMIEWNKRLSYPVACIVLMLVGVPLGLSSRRGGKSTGFVLTVALVFVYYLFSSIGVAMAKQGKISPFVGVWAANVVFAAVGIVLLRQMSRGETGVIATMARGLAPVGVWMERRLPKRLRSTHATTRQESGEHRAATIVHRPTRQNRFPLIFDDYMMRQFLTTFGLVLSSFILLSLIFSFFELIGDIFRNRTPLITVGDYLLNLIPYMLYNLTPLCALLAVLITVGALSRSSELTAMKASGVSLYRLIVPLLALAAVLAVSLFAFDELYLPQANRRQESLRSVIKGKPAQTFLRPDRKWISGQQDSVGEPTRIFYYQFFDPDKDVFANLTVFEFEPNSFHLSRRIFAGSAHWDMHAQRWVLGNGWERNFQGDSVASYRPFEIASFPEIREQPVYFKKESRQSQEMSFGELNNYIHDLQQSGFDTMRLRVQLNRKLAYPLITLVMAIFAVPFALTMGKRGSLAGFATAIGMAIAYLVVASIFEAMGNVNALPPVIAAWSPDLLFGMAGGYLLLKAQT, from the coding sequence GTGCGGATTCTGACGAAATACATTCTGCGCGAAGTGCTGTCGCATGCCCTGCTGGGTGGTGTGCTTTTCACGTTTGTGCTGTTTATGCGCGACCTGGGGCACATTCTGGAATTGCTGGTGCGCGGATCGGCATCACTGCAGGCTGTGGCGGATGTCTTTTTCTATACGCTGCCCACCACGCTTATTCTGACCATTCCCATGACGGTGCTGGTTGGTATCCTGCTGGGCTTATCGCGCCTCTCTGCCGATAGTGAAATCACCGCCATGCGCGCGGCGGGTGTCGGCGTTCTGCACTTTGTCGGGATCGTTTCCATCGCGGCCAGCATTGGCCTTGGATTGGGCCTTTTCAATTCCCTCTATGTTGCGCCCCGTTCTGCAGCGGCTCTGCTGCGATTGGAAGACAGCCTGAAGACGCAACAGGCCGGCTTTGAAGTGCAGCCGCGCGTGTTCTACGAAGACTTCAAGAACTACGTGCTGTATGTCCAGAACACGCGCCCGGGTCAGGGTGCATCGTTGTGGCAACACGTGTTTCTTGCAGACCTGACAAATCCGGCCACGCCACGCATCACCACTGCGGAAGACGCCGTTGTCCTTCCCGCTCCTGGTAACGAGTTGCGTCTCCATTTCCGCGATGGCACCAAGCACGAGACATCGCCGAAGGACCCCAACCAGTACGACATCTCCACCTTTACCGAGACGGACACGCCTATCCAGATCGGTTCACAGGAAGACCTGAAGCTGGGTCATGCAGACACGCCACTGGTTGCCATGTCTGCCACCGAGCTATGGCAGCGCAGGCACGAGGAACAGGGCCGCACCTACATGATCGAGTGGAACAAACGGCTCTCTTATCCGGTGGCTTGCATTGTTCTCATGTTGGTGGGTGTGCCGCTGGGATTGTCGTCGCGGCGCGGCGGCAAGAGTACCGGCTTCGTGCTGACGGTGGCCCTGGTCTTCGTCTATTACCTGTTTTCGTCCATCGGCGTTGCCATGGCGAAGCAGGGTAAGATTTCGCCCTTCGTTGGCGTATGGGCTGCGAATGTGGTCTTCGCTGCGGTAGGCATTGTTCTGCTGCGGCAGATGTCACGTGGTGAAACGGGCGTGATCGCCACGATGGCTCGGGGCCTGGCTCCCGTGGGTGTTTGGATGGAACGCCGCCTGCCGAAACGTTTGCGAAGCACGCATGCCACGACACGGCAAGAGAGCGGCGAACACCGCGCTGCCACCATAGTCCATCGTCCTACACGGCAGAACCGCTTCCCGCTTATCTTTGACGATTACATGATGCGGCAGTTCCTCACCACGTTTGGGCTGGTGTTGTCGTCGTTCATTCTGCTGTCGTTGATCTTCAGCTTCTTTGAACTGATTGGGGACATCTTCCGTAATCGCACACCGCTGATCACCGTGGGCGATTATCTGCTGAACCTGATTCCCTACATGCTGTACAACCTGACGCCACTCTGCGCCCTGCTGGCCGTATTAATTACCGTTGGCGCGCTCAGCCGCTCCAGCGAACTCACCGCGATGAAGGCCAGCGGTGTCAGCCTGTATCGGCTTATCGTGCCGTTGCTGGCGCTGGCGGCCGTACTTGCGGTTTCGCTTTTTGCTTTCGACGAGCTTTACCTGCCACAGGCAAACCGCCGCCAGGAATCCTTACGCTCTGTCATCAAAGGCAAGCCCGCGCAGACCTTCCTTCGACCCGATCGCAAATGGATCAGCGGCCAGCAGGATTCCGTAGGCGAACCCACACGCATTTTCTACTATCAGTTTTTCGATCCGGACAAAGATGTCTTCGCAAACCTGACGGTCTTTGAATTTGAGCCGAACAGCTTCCATCTCAGCCGCCGCATCTTTGCCGGCTCTGCGCACTGGGACATGCATGCACAACGATGGGTCTTGGGGAACGGCTGGGAGCGGAATTTCCAGGGTGACAGCGTTGCATCGTACAGGCCGTTTGAGATCGCGTCGTTCCCCGAGATACGCGAGCAGCCCGTGTACTTCAAGAAGGAAAGCCGCCAGTCGCAGGAGATGAGCTTCGGTGAATTGAATAACTACATTCACGATCTGCAGCAGAGCGGCTTTGACACCATGCGCCTGCGCGTTCAGTTGAATCGCAAACTCGCCTATCCACTCATCACACTTGTCATGGCCATCTTCGCTGTGCCGTTTGCGCTCACTATGGGCAAGCGCGGTTCGCTTGCAGGTTTTGCGACGGCCATCGGCATGGCGATTGCCTACCTTGTGGTTGCCTCCATCTTTGAAGCCATGGGCAACGTAAACGCATTGCCACCCGTGATTGCTGCGTGGTCACCGGACCTGCTCTTTGGCATGGCTGGTGGATACCTGCTGCTGAAGGCGCAGACGTAA
- the groES gene encoding co-chaperone GroES — MASTFTPLHDRILVRRLEEGETLRGGIIIPDSAKEKPQQGTVISVGKGKSNDEGKVFPLDVKAGDTVLFGKYSGTEIKLDGEDLLIMREEEVLGILK, encoded by the coding sequence ATGGCATCGACTTTCACACCGCTGCATGACCGCATTCTGGTGCGCCGCCTGGAAGAGGGCGAGACGCTTCGCGGCGGCATCATCATCCCCGACTCCGCTAAGGAAAAGCCGCAGCAGGGCACTGTTATCAGCGTTGGCAAGGGCAAGAGCAACGATGAAGGCAAGGTATTCCCGCTGGACGTTAAGGCTGGCGACACGGTTCTCTTCGGCAAGTACTCCGGCACGGAAATCAAGCTGGACGGCGAAGACCTCCTGATCATGCGCGAAGAAGAAGTTCTCGGCATTCTCAAGTAA
- a CDS encoding globin domain-containing protein has translation MLSPRQLEIVKSTMPALAQHGEEITRIFYANLLGENPQLMSQFNVDDQKSGEQPKRLAQSILAYVANLDRLENLGPAVEKIAHRHVQTHVTPEQYPLVGQYLLQAMKIVLGDAITPEVLEAWTAAYQQLADVMIAREKEIYAEKPALA, from the coding sequence TTGCTTTCACCGCGTCAGCTCGAGATCGTCAAGTCCACCATGCCCGCCCTTGCTCAACATGGCGAGGAGATTACGCGCATCTTTTACGCCAACCTGCTCGGTGAAAATCCGCAGTTGATGTCGCAGTTCAACGTAGATGATCAGAAGTCCGGCGAACAGCCCAAGCGACTGGCGCAGTCCATCCTTGCCTACGTTGCGAATCTGGATCGCTTGGAGAATCTTGGACCCGCCGTGGAGAAGATTGCGCATCGCCATGTGCAGACACACGTCACGCCGGAGCAGTATCCGCTCGTGGGACAGTATCTGTTGCAGGCGATGAAGATTGTGCTGGGCGATGCCATTACGCCCGAGGTGCTGGAAGCATGGACAGCCGCGTATCAGCAGCTTGCGGATGTGATGATCGCGCGGGAAAAGGAGATCTACGCGGAGAAGCCTGCGCTGGCATAA
- a CDS encoding SDR family NAD(P)-dependent oxidoreductase, whose product MTSSHESLRGRRVLITGGVRRLGRAFALALANAGANVVVTTRRSDEAATDLLQAVKPLGGRYAALHCDVTVPDQVSSAIEEAANFLQGIDLLINNAGMFESAKLENLTPEQWDRIFATNTRGPFLVAQAALPHLRSSGQGRILNIGSLGGIRPWVTHGHYCSSKAALHMLTQTMAKAWAPEVSVNAIAPGMIRFPDEPERMAAKTPMQRDGSPADVVKAVLFFASAPQFITGQVLAVDGGLGLA is encoded by the coding sequence ATGACTTCTTCGCACGAAAGTCTTCGTGGACGTCGTGTCCTGATTACAGGCGGCGTTCGCAGGCTTGGCCGAGCCTTTGCTTTGGCGTTGGCGAATGCCGGAGCGAATGTTGTCGTAACCACGCGCCGTTCCGATGAAGCTGCAACCGATTTGCTACAGGCCGTAAAGCCACTTGGTGGGCGATACGCAGCACTTCATTGCGATGTGACTGTGCCCGACCAAGTCAGCAGTGCTATCGAAGAAGCTGCCAACTTTCTGCAAGGCATTGATCTGCTCATCAACAATGCGGGCATGTTTGAGTCGGCAAAGCTGGAAAACCTGACACCGGAGCAGTGGGACCGCATCTTTGCAACGAATACGCGTGGACCGTTCCTGGTGGCGCAGGCAGCGTTGCCGCATCTTCGCAGCAGCGGGCAGGGAAGAATTCTCAACATTGGCTCGCTGGGCGGCATCCGTCCGTGGGTAACGCACGGCCACTACTGTTCCAGCAAGGCGGCGTTGCACATGCTGACGCAGACCATGGCGAAAGCGTGGGCGCCGGAAGTCAGCGTGAATGCTATCGCTCCGGGCATGATTCGTTTTCCGGATGAGCCGGAACGCATGGCAGCGAAGACACCGATGCAGCGCGATGGTTCTCCTGCTGATGTGGTGAAGGCGGTGTTGTTCTTTGCGTCGGCCCCACAGTTCATCACGGGACAGGTGCTGGCTGTCGATGGCGGTCTGGGGCTTGCCTGA
- a CDS encoding Rrf2 family transcriptional regulator, whose amino-acid sequence MQLTRFSDLSLRLLLYLASRDKPLETVVTVRAAAELFNVPYTHMVKVAYQLGLAGLVETAKGRGGGLRLGRPPESLRIGAIVRMTEPKGGLVDCWTQPCPLRADCLLKNALDEAHEAFFRALDQYSLAQMAQTPSLQKLVQITN is encoded by the coding sequence ATGCAACTGACTCGATTTTCCGATCTTTCGCTGCGTCTGCTGCTGTATCTGGCCAGCCGTGACAAGCCACTGGAGACAGTGGTGACGGTACGCGCCGCGGCTGAATTATTCAATGTTCCCTACACGCACATGGTGAAAGTGGCCTATCAGCTTGGCCTGGCAGGACTGGTGGAAACGGCAAAGGGACGGGGAGGCGGCCTCAGGCTGGGTCGCCCTCCCGAATCGTTACGCATCGGTGCGATCGTACGTATGACCGAGCCCAAAGGCGGCCTGGTTGATTGCTGGACACAACCATGCCCACTGCGCGCCGACTGCCTGTTAAAGAACGCTCTGGACGAAGCGCACGAAGCTTTCTTTCGCGCGCTGGATCAGTACAGCCTTGCGCAGATGGCGCAGACGCCATCGCTACAGAAGCTGGTGCAGATTACAAATTAG
- a CDS encoding ABC transporter ATP-binding protein, translating to MLEKLRPLFPYLNRYRGHLVRGAVAVLFYNASKVVMPLLIGHAVDDVVHHGAQGIVARNVMLLIAIACVAAVCLYATRWILIGASREIEYDLRNDLFASLEKQSITFFHEHRTGDIMARATNDLNAVRQLLGPAIMYSANTVVFTAAALPFMFHISSRLTLLAFLPLPIASVVVQLMGRRIHQRFERIQAMFSEISAKAQENFSGVRLVRAFAQEEAEIRSFEEANHEYIRRSLFLVRIMAMLWPTLEFVLGLSIVLTLLVGGHQVVLGNISAGQFTSYMVFMVQLTFPMLALGYVINLFQRGTASVMRIDELMKAVPSIQDESGNAVAIDAVPQGEVEFRDLTFGYGNGPKILDGVNLTIPAGSSLAIVGPTGSGKTTLVNLIPRLLDAPAGEVLIDGLPIREWPLATLRRAIGFVPQETFLFSTSIRDNIAFGVPDATDEQIEEAARRAHIAAEILEFPQGFGTLVGERGVTLSGGQKQRTSIARAILRNPRILILDDALASVDTYTEEQILKGLREVMQDRTTILIAHRVSTARSADRIAVLVNGRIAQLGTHEELLAEGGYYAELFEKQQLEEEIVAE from the coding sequence ATGCTTGAAAAACTGCGGCCACTGTTCCCTTACCTGAATCGTTATCGCGGACATCTTGTCCGTGGAGCGGTGGCCGTTCTGTTTTACAACGCATCGAAAGTCGTTATGCCGCTGCTCATTGGCCATGCGGTAGATGATGTGGTTCATCACGGTGCACAGGGTATCGTCGCGCGCAATGTGATGCTGCTCATCGCCATTGCCTGTGTTGCCGCGGTCTGCCTGTATGCCACGCGATGGATTCTCATCGGCGCATCACGCGAGATTGAATACGATCTGCGCAACGACCTCTTCGCATCGCTCGAAAAGCAATCGATCACCTTCTTTCACGAACATCGCACGGGCGACATCATGGCGCGTGCGACGAATGATCTGAATGCGGTTCGCCAACTGCTGGGTCCGGCCATCATGTATTCGGCCAACACCGTGGTCTTCACTGCGGCTGCGCTGCCCTTCATGTTTCACATCTCGTCGCGGCTTACATTATTGGCGTTCCTGCCGTTGCCGATTGCGTCAGTTGTTGTGCAGTTGATGGGACGCAGAATCCATCAGCGTTTTGAACGCATCCAGGCCATGTTCTCTGAGATCAGTGCCAAGGCGCAGGAGAACTTCTCCGGTGTGCGACTGGTGCGTGCCTTTGCACAGGAAGAGGCGGAGATTCGTTCGTTTGAAGAAGCGAATCACGAATACATTCGTCGTTCGCTGTTCCTTGTGCGCATCATGGCCATGCTGTGGCCCACGCTGGAGTTTGTGCTTGGCCTGTCCATTGTTCTGACGTTGCTCGTCGGTGGGCACCAGGTGGTCTTAGGGAATATCAGCGCTGGCCAATTCACCAGTTACATGGTCTTCATGGTGCAGTTGACCTTCCCCATGCTGGCGCTCGGCTACGTCATCAATCTCTTCCAACGCGGCACAGCTTCCGTGATGCGCATCGACGAACTGATGAAGGCCGTGCCATCGATTCAGGATGAGAGCGGCAACGCAGTTGCCATTGATGCAGTGCCACAGGGCGAGGTGGAGTTTCGCGATCTCACCTTCGGTTACGGCAACGGGCCGAAGATACTTGACGGCGTGAACCTGACCATTCCAGCAGGATCATCGCTGGCCATTGTTGGCCCCACAGGTAGCGGCAAGACAACGCTCGTGAACCTGATCCCGCGCCTGCTGGATGCACCTGCCGGTGAAGTGCTGATCGATGGCCTGCCAATTCGCGAATGGCCTCTTGCCACTCTGCGACGCGCCATCGGCTTTGTGCCGCAGGAGACGTTTCTCTTCTCCACTTCAATCCGCGACAACATCGCCTTCGGTGTTCCTGATGCTACAGATGAGCAGATTGAAGAAGCAGCGCGGCGCGCGCACATCGCCGCAGAGATTCTTGAGTTCCCGCAAGGCTTTGGCACACTTGTTGGCGAACGAGGCGTAACGCTTTCCGGTGGTCAGAAACAGCGGACATCCATTGCGCGAGCGATCCTGCGCAATCCGCGCATTCTCATCCTTGATGATGCGCTTGCCTCCGTGGACACGTACACAGAAGAGCAGATCCTCAAAGGCCTGCGCGAGGTGATGCAGGATCGCACCACCATCCTCATCGCGCATCGTGTCTCCACTGCGCGTTCCGCGGACCGCATCGCTGTATTGGTCAACGGACGCATCGCCCAGCTTGGCACGCATGAAGAACTGCTTGCCGAAGGCGGCTACTACGCGGAACTCTTTGAGAAGCAGCAGCTCGAAGAAGAGATCGTCGCCGAATAA